The Vibrio agarivorans genome window below encodes:
- a CDS encoding multifunctional CCA addition/repair protein, protein MKIYLVGGAVRDQLLDLSVYDKDWVVVGSTPEEMLSQGFTAVGKDFPVFLHPKTKQEHALARTERKSGAGYTGFECFFDQNVTLEEDLLRRDLTINAIAQDEAGNLYDPFNGQQDIDNRILRHVSGAFVEDPLRVLRVARFAAKLAHLGFTIADETMLLMQQISVSGELEHLTPERVWQEWHKSLSTQSPHIFLSVLRECGALAVALPELNALFGVPQPEQWHPEIDTGIHTLMVAEQAALLSDSLPVRFASQVHDLGKGITPKSEWPSHKMHCHTGVKLIKKLCDRVRVPNEFRDLAVMVCEQHSNIHRAAELKPATILKILNKFDVWRKPERLNDILLCCMADSRGRTGFEDIEYPQKALFEAAYQSALAVNVQSVIADGFQGAEIRAELEQRRIEAIKNAKEPV, encoded by the coding sequence GTGAAAATATATCTTGTTGGTGGGGCAGTTCGTGACCAACTCCTCGACCTTTCTGTTTACGATAAAGATTGGGTCGTTGTTGGAAGCACCCCTGAAGAAATGCTCTCACAGGGCTTTACTGCCGTTGGTAAAGACTTTCCCGTGTTCCTGCATCCTAAAACCAAACAAGAGCACGCCCTAGCGCGAACAGAACGTAAATCTGGCGCTGGATACACTGGCTTTGAATGCTTCTTTGATCAAAACGTCACGCTTGAGGAAGACTTACTGCGCCGTGACCTAACCATCAATGCCATAGCTCAAGACGAAGCCGGCAACTTATATGACCCATTTAACGGTCAACAAGACATCGATAATCGAATACTACGCCATGTCTCCGGCGCTTTTGTCGAAGACCCTTTGCGCGTGCTGCGTGTAGCTCGCTTTGCCGCAAAGCTCGCACATTTGGGCTTCACCATTGCTGATGAAACTATGCTTCTGATGCAGCAAATCAGCGTTTCTGGTGAGCTTGAGCACCTAACACCAGAACGCGTATGGCAAGAGTGGCATAAATCATTATCGACACAAAGCCCGCATATTTTCCTGTCAGTACTGCGAGAATGTGGCGCACTTGCAGTTGCTCTTCCCGAGTTGAATGCCTTGTTTGGTGTTCCTCAACCAGAGCAGTGGCACCCCGAAATTGATACGGGTATTCACACGCTGATGGTAGCAGAGCAAGCAGCACTACTAAGTGACTCTCTCCCTGTGCGCTTCGCCTCACAAGTGCATGACTTAGGAAAAGGGATCACCCCAAAATCTGAGTGGCCGAGTCACAAAATGCACTGCCACACTGGCGTTAAGCTGATTAAAAAATTATGCGACCGCGTTCGAGTTCCCAATGAGTTTCGCGATTTAGCAGTCATGGTTTGTGAGCAGCACTCCAATATCCATCGCGCCGCAGAACTCAAGCCGGCCACAATATTAAAGATCCTCAATAAGTTTGACGTTTGGCGTAAGCCGGAGCGTTTAAACGACATTTTACTTTGCTGCATGGCAGACAGCCGCGGAAGGACAGGGTTTGAAGATATTGAGTACCCACAAAAAGCATTATTCGAAGCCGCTTACCAATCCGCTTTAGCCGTGAATGTGCAATCGGTGATTGCCGATGGTTTTCAGGGAGCTGAGATACGTGCCGAGCTAGAACAACGCCGTATTGAAGCCATTAAAAACGCAAAAGAGCCAGTCTAA